A single genomic interval of Arthrobacter methylotrophus harbors:
- a CDS encoding phosphoribosyltransferase: MYEFRDRVDAGRRLGQRLAPLKGQDVVVLGLPRGGIPVAFEVAKVLDAPLDVIVVRKLGVPFQPELAMGAIGEGNARVLDPRIISATGVSDADVGAVERRERDLLESRVVRYRQGRPRRDLRGCAAIVVDDGCATGSTARVACRVARQLGAARVILAVPVAPAGLLPSLTEPDDVVCLVSAQDFQAVGCHYRDFSPTEDEEVVQLLDVAEQRLPSLRTAEHAGVDQEVEIPSGALRLRGTLHLPARCDGVVVFAHGSGSGRHSPRNRFVASVLQGAGLGTLLLDLLTPAEEVNRANVFDVVLLARRLTAATRWLGSNDATSTSRIGYFGASTGAGAALWAAAEPDARIAAIVSRGGRPDLAGPRLAVVRAPTLLIVGAADPEVLALNRQAMAMMQSPTRLEIIPRATHLFEEPGTLAQAGTLAANWFVHYLLPARIQESSPGHTAPSCRDAE; the protein is encoded by the coding sequence ATGTATGAGTTCCGGGACCGGGTGGATGCCGGCCGGAGACTGGGACAACGACTGGCCCCGTTGAAGGGGCAGGACGTGGTGGTTCTGGGGTTGCCCCGCGGTGGAATTCCGGTCGCGTTCGAGGTGGCAAAAGTGCTCGACGCGCCTTTGGACGTCATTGTGGTGCGCAAGCTTGGCGTACCGTTCCAACCGGAACTAGCCATGGGAGCCATTGGCGAAGGAAACGCCCGTGTACTTGACCCTCGCATCATCTCTGCCACGGGTGTGAGCGATGCTGACGTGGGCGCGGTCGAACGTCGCGAGCGTGATTTGTTGGAGTCCCGGGTTGTGAGGTACCGCCAGGGGCGACCCCGGAGGGACCTTCGCGGGTGCGCGGCAATCGTGGTGGATGATGGCTGCGCAACCGGTTCCACAGCGCGTGTTGCCTGCCGGGTTGCGCGGCAATTGGGCGCTGCCCGAGTGATCCTGGCCGTGCCGGTGGCCCCCGCCGGGCTGTTGCCCTCGCTGACGGAGCCCGACGACGTCGTCTGCCTGGTATCGGCGCAGGACTTCCAAGCCGTCGGCTGCCACTACCGCGATTTCTCCCCCACCGAAGACGAAGAGGTGGTGCAGCTGCTTGACGTCGCAGAGCAGCGGCTGCCTTCCCTCCGGACAGCGGAGCATGCCGGCGTCGACCAGGAAGTGGAAATCCCCTCCGGTGCCCTCAGACTCCGGGGAACCCTGCACCTGCCAGCCCGGTGCGACGGCGTCGTCGTGTTCGCCCACGGCAGCGGAAGCGGGCGCCACAGCCCCCGCAACAGGTTCGTCGCCTCTGTACTTCAGGGCGCGGGACTGGGCACACTCCTCTTGGATCTGCTGACTCCCGCTGAAGAAGTCAACCGGGCGAACGTATTCGACGTCGTCTTGCTTGCGCGTCGGCTCACGGCAGCAACCCGGTGGCTTGGCAGCAATGATGCCACCTCGACTAGCCGCATCGGCTATTTCGGCGCCAGCACGGGCGCCGGCGCAGCGCTATGGGCCGCGGCCGAACCGGATGCGCGAATAGCAGCCATTGTTTCAAGAGGCGGCCGTCCGGATCTGGCTGGCCCGCGGCTGGCCGTCGTGCGCGCACCGACCCTGCTGATCGTAGGTGCCGCCGATCCCGAGGTCCTTGCCCTCAACCGACAGGCCATGGCCATGATGCAGTCCCCGACCCGCTTGGAGATCATCCCTCGAGCCACACACCTCTTCGAAGAACCTGGAACACTCGCCCAAGCCGGGACACTCGCCGCGAACTGGTTCGTCCACTATCTGTTGCCTGCCCGGATACAGGAGTCTTCACCAGGGCATACCGCGCCTTCGTGTCGGGATGCCGAGTAG
- a CDS encoding BON domain-containing protein: MTTSANAPRSDHDLQQAVLNELDWTPEVDASHIGVAVTSGAVTLTGEVPTYSARLAARKAALRVRGVTALADELTVHYLGGPVTDTDIAEAALSALRGNAVVPEGAVTVEVRNHAITLTGNVDWNYEREAAAHAVEHLRGVRSVQNLITLKGRASALDTKTRVKNAIARQAALDAERIVVTVDGTEVTLTGRVASWNERKAAGKAAWSSPHVSAVHNQLDVHPE; this comes from the coding sequence ATGACCACTTCTGCCAATGCGCCCCGCTCGGATCATGATCTGCAGCAGGCCGTTCTGAATGAGCTTGACTGGACACCGGAGGTCGATGCGTCCCACATCGGCGTCGCGGTCACCTCGGGAGCCGTGACGCTGACGGGCGAGGTTCCTACCTACTCGGCCCGGCTGGCGGCCAGGAAGGCTGCCCTGCGGGTGCGTGGAGTCACGGCCCTCGCCGATGAACTGACCGTCCACTACCTCGGCGGCCCGGTGACCGACACCGACATCGCCGAAGCCGCCCTCAGTGCTCTCCGGGGAAACGCGGTCGTGCCCGAGGGAGCGGTCACCGTGGAAGTCCGTAACCACGCCATCACCCTGACGGGAAACGTGGATTGGAACTACGAACGCGAAGCAGCAGCCCACGCCGTCGAACATCTCCGGGGCGTCAGGTCGGTGCAGAACCTCATCACCCTCAAGGGCCGTGCTTCGGCGCTCGATACCAAGACCCGGGTCAAGAACGCCATCGCCCGGCAGGCGGCACTGGACGCCGAAAGGATCGTGGTGACGGTCGACGGGACCGAAGTGACACTCACCGGCAGGGTCGCGAGCTGGAACGAACGCAAAGCAGCGGGCAAGGCTGCCTGGTCCTCACCCCACGTGAGCGCAGTCCACAACCAACTTGACGTGCACCCGGAATAG
- a CDS encoding DUF302 domain-containing protein, with the protein MTYTLSTTIDLPWAEALDRTREALSAQGFGILTEIDVRSTFEAKLGAEAADAVGDYTILGACNPALASRAIAAEPEIGALLPCNVVVRRGKGAEITTIEAIDPQTMVQLSSAPAVKEVADDAANRLHKALADLSS; encoded by the coding sequence ATGACGTACACCCTCAGCACGACCATCGATCTTCCGTGGGCCGAAGCACTGGACCGCACCCGGGAAGCACTCTCAGCCCAAGGGTTCGGAATCCTCACCGAAATTGACGTGCGGTCTACCTTCGAAGCCAAGCTGGGAGCCGAAGCCGCTGACGCCGTCGGCGACTACACCATCCTTGGTGCCTGCAACCCGGCCCTGGCCAGCCGAGCCATCGCCGCAGAACCCGAAATCGGCGCGCTGCTGCCCTGCAACGTCGTCGTACGGCGGGGCAAAGGCGCGGAAATCACCACCATCGAAGCCATTGACCCGCAGACCATGGTCCAGCTTAGCTCCGCACCGGCCGTCAAAGAGGTCGCCGACGACGCTGCCAATCGCCTGCACAAAGCCCTCGCCGACTTGAGCAGCTGA
- a CDS encoding metal-sensitive transcriptional regulator: MELNPKELTPVINRLKRAQGQLAAVTRMLEEGRDCKDVVTQLAAVSKALDRAGFAIIATGLEQCIVQKDASMDRKDLEKLFLSLA; the protein is encoded by the coding sequence ATGGAACTTAACCCCAAAGAACTCACACCCGTGATCAACAGGCTCAAGCGCGCACAGGGCCAGCTCGCCGCCGTCACCCGCATGCTGGAGGAAGGCCGGGACTGCAAGGACGTCGTCACCCAGCTCGCGGCCGTCTCCAAGGCCCTGGACCGGGCAGGATTCGCCATCATCGCCACCGGCCTGGAGCAGTGCATTGTCCAGAAGGACGCCAGCATGGACAGGAAAGACCTGGAAAAGCTCTTCCTCTCCCTCGCCTGA
- a CDS encoding rhodanese-like domain-containing protein — protein sequence MTSPSTAPAVTALAPVALRTWIAEHQDLMVIDVRSAAEFESLHIKGSYNVPLPLLSEHTNELAAKLGSRVVLVCQSGARAEQARQRLGKSGIDGAYVLRGGVPGFAAAGGDVVKGKDRWDLERQVRLAAGSLVVLGLAGGRFVSPKVRMLAGAIGAGLTFSAATNTCAMGTVLSAMPWNKTATEPTRESAILPLPAPTLEEDAAA from the coding sequence ATGACTTCCCCTTCCACGGCTCCAGCCGTTACCGCCCTTGCCCCGGTGGCCCTGCGAACCTGGATCGCCGAGCACCAGGACCTGATGGTGATCGATGTGCGTTCGGCCGCCGAGTTCGAGTCCTTGCACATCAAGGGCTCATACAACGTGCCACTGCCTTTGCTTTCCGAGCACACCAACGAGCTCGCCGCGAAGCTGGGCTCTCGCGTGGTTCTGGTGTGCCAATCGGGAGCGCGCGCCGAACAGGCACGCCAGCGCCTCGGCAAATCAGGGATCGACGGCGCCTACGTCCTGAGGGGCGGTGTTCCCGGGTTCGCTGCCGCGGGCGGCGATGTTGTCAAGGGCAAGGACCGCTGGGACCTGGAGCGCCAGGTTCGCCTGGCTGCAGGTTCCTTGGTGGTACTGGGCCTGGCCGGGGGCAGGTTCGTCTCTCCCAAGGTGCGCATGCTGGCCGGGGCTATCGGAGCCGGCCTGACGTTCTCGGCCGCTACCAACACGTGCGCCATGGGCACAGTCCTCTCTGCCATGCCGTGGAACAAGACCGCCACGGAGCCCACCCGCGAAAGCGCCATCCTGCCGCTTCCCGCACCGACGCTTGAAGAGGACGCCGCGGCATGA
- a CDS encoding sulfite exporter TauE/SafE family protein, translating to MIPALVLGLVVGIVLGVVGGGGSIIAVPALVYGVGMSPAQAIPTSLLVVGVSSLAALLPRVREGLNWPVIALVGTAGIPAAWGGAAVGRLLDPNILMLAFAVIMVAAGIRMLSRSRETEGSCSTGPHRSLRSCAPKAVGIGLLVGFLITPALTIFLGLRMKQAVGTSLAIIVINSAAGFSAHAAGYTIDWDTTMAFAVPAILGSLVAARLARRLKDKHIRISFAVLIFAVAVWVTAGTVTAGTVTA from the coding sequence ATGATTCCGGCCCTGGTTCTGGGGCTCGTCGTCGGGATCGTCCTGGGCGTGGTGGGCGGCGGCGGGTCGATCATCGCCGTTCCGGCCCTGGTGTACGGGGTGGGCATGAGCCCGGCCCAGGCCATTCCCACCTCGCTGCTGGTGGTGGGGGTGTCCTCGCTGGCCGCCCTGCTGCCCCGGGTCCGGGAGGGCCTGAATTGGCCGGTTATCGCACTGGTCGGGACTGCCGGCATTCCAGCAGCCTGGGGCGGAGCCGCCGTAGGCCGACTGTTGGACCCCAATATCCTGATGCTGGCCTTCGCCGTGATCATGGTGGCAGCAGGCATCCGAATGCTTAGCAGATCCCGCGAAACCGAGGGATCCTGCAGCACCGGCCCACATAGGTCCCTCCGGTCCTGCGCTCCAAAGGCGGTCGGGATAGGGCTGCTCGTGGGCTTCCTCATCACCCCCGCGCTGACCATCTTCCTGGGGCTGCGCATGAAGCAGGCCGTCGGAACGTCCCTGGCGATCATCGTCATCAATTCCGCTGCCGGATTCAGTGCCCACGCTGCCGGTTACACCATCGACTGGGACACCACCATGGCGTTCGCGGTCCCGGCCATTCTGGGCTCCCTCGTCGCCGCCAGGCTGGCCCGCCGCCTGAAGGACAAACACATCCGCATCTCATTCGCGGTACTCATCTTCGCCGTCGCGGTATGGGTCACCGCCGGCACCGTCACCGCCGGCACCGTCACCGCCTGA
- a CDS encoding rhodanese-like domain-containing protein — protein sequence MGLIDSLKKAFSKPYRTISVAQAKELLASGATLIDVRSAQEWGTGRAPQAKHVPLDRLQASQAGIQKTRPVIAVCASGVRSAFAARLLAAKGYEAYSLRGGMAAWRQAGEPVR from the coding sequence ATGGGACTGATCGATTCCCTCAAAAAGGCCTTCAGCAAGCCCTACAGAACCATAAGCGTCGCCCAGGCCAAGGAGCTCCTGGCCTCGGGCGCCACACTGATCGATGTCAGGTCCGCCCAAGAATGGGGCACCGGACGCGCGCCCCAAGCCAAGCACGTCCCCCTGGACCGACTGCAGGCCAGCCAGGCGGGGATCCAGAAAACCCGGCCCGTGATCGCCGTGTGCGCCTCCGGAGTTCGGTCCGCTTTCGCGGCCCGGCTGCTCGCTGCGAAAGGCTACGAGGCCTACTCGCTGCGCGGCGGCATGGCGGCCTGGCGCCAGGCCGGCGAACCCGTCCGCTGA
- a CDS encoding rhodanese-like domain-containing protein: MAEITITEAEQRRSTARILDVREDFEVADGMVPGALHIPMGQLQERLSELDPAVPVIVVCRSGNRSAAVADALNGAGFSADTMAGGMIVWTRAGLPTT, translated from the coding sequence ATGGCCGAAATCACCATCACCGAAGCCGAGCAGAGGCGCTCTACCGCCCGCATCCTCGATGTCCGCGAGGACTTTGAAGTCGCCGACGGCATGGTCCCCGGCGCCCTGCACATCCCCATGGGCCAGCTGCAGGAACGTCTCTCCGAACTGGACCCGGCAGTCCCCGTCATCGTGGTCTGCCGCAGCGGCAACCGCAGCGCCGCCGTGGCTGACGCCCTCAACGGCGCCGGCTTTTCGGCGGACACCATGGCCGGCGGCATGATCGTCTGGACCCGCGCCGGCCTCCCCACCACCTAA
- a CDS encoding MBL fold metallo-hydrolase, with amino-acid sequence MLIERIYDEDLAQASYLIGCQAKGEAIVVDGRRDIAVYQDLAAKNGMKIIAVTETHIHADYLSGTRELAAATGAKIYVSGEGGPDWQYAFDGERLYDGDTITLGNISIQAVHTPGHTPEHLSFLVTDGAFSDQPGYLLSGDFVFSGDLGRPDLLDEAAGGVDTRFLGAKQLFVSLQDKFLTLPDYVQVHPAHGAGSACGKALGAIPSSTVGYERLYAWWAPYLASNDEQGFIDELLDGQPDAHAYFGRMKRENREGPAVMGERMPLTELDTVDVVTNLAADTVTFIDTRPNSEVHEGTVTGSLNVPAGKSVASYGAWVVNPETDKNPLVLLAADQEQAQEMWDHMVRVGIDNVAGYLTSIDGLPTTTPKLIKPKELDGFDAAMVLDVRNKTEHTAGHIPGSHQLSGGRVMWHLDQLPAEGTIVSYCQSGVRNSVAASALRRAGYDVVELDGSYAAWTMWQQTQQNAVAAN; translated from the coding sequence ATGCTTATCGAGCGCATTTACGACGAAGACCTCGCCCAGGCCAGCTACCTGATTGGCTGCCAGGCCAAGGGTGAAGCGATTGTTGTCGATGGCCGCCGCGACATCGCGGTGTACCAGGATCTCGCCGCAAAGAACGGCATGAAAATCATTGCCGTCACCGAAACCCACATCCACGCCGACTACCTCTCCGGCACCCGTGAACTTGCCGCCGCCACCGGCGCGAAGATCTATGTCTCCGGTGAAGGCGGCCCGGACTGGCAGTACGCATTCGACGGCGAACGCCTCTACGACGGCGACACGATCACCTTGGGCAACATCAGCATCCAGGCCGTGCACACACCGGGCCACACCCCCGAGCACCTGTCCTTCCTGGTCACGGACGGCGCGTTCAGCGACCAGCCCGGCTACCTGCTCTCCGGCGACTTCGTCTTCTCCGGGGACCTGGGCCGTCCGGACTTGCTTGATGAGGCGGCCGGCGGTGTGGACACACGCTTCCTCGGCGCCAAGCAGCTCTTCGTCAGCCTGCAGGATAAGTTCCTGACCCTGCCGGACTATGTCCAGGTCCACCCGGCCCACGGCGCCGGCAGTGCCTGCGGCAAGGCCCTCGGTGCGATTCCGTCTTCCACGGTGGGCTACGAGCGGCTCTACGCCTGGTGGGCCCCCTACCTCGCCTCGAATGACGAGCAGGGCTTCATCGACGAACTCCTCGACGGCCAGCCCGACGCCCACGCTTACTTCGGGCGGATGAAGCGCGAAAACCGTGAAGGTCCGGCCGTCATGGGTGAGCGTATGCCCCTCACGGAGCTGGACACCGTCGACGTCGTGACGAATCTGGCCGCGGACACGGTCACGTTCATCGACACCCGTCCCAACAGCGAAGTCCATGAGGGAACCGTTACGGGCTCCCTGAACGTCCCCGCCGGAAAGTCCGTGGCCAGCTACGGCGCCTGGGTGGTGAACCCTGAGACGGACAAGAACCCGCTGGTGCTGCTGGCAGCAGACCAGGAGCAGGCCCAGGAGATGTGGGACCACATGGTCCGGGTCGGCATCGACAACGTCGCCGGCTACCTCACCAGCATTGACGGGCTGCCCACGACCACCCCGAAGCTGATCAAGCCCAAGGAACTCGACGGCTTCGATGCCGCCATGGTGCTGGATGTCCGCAACAAGACCGAACACACCGCCGGACACATCCCCGGCTCCCACCAGCTCAGCGGCGGACGCGTCATGTGGCATCTGGACCAGCTCCCGGCCGAAGGCACCATCGTGAGCTATTGCCAGTCCGGTGTCCGGAACTCCGTCGCGGCGAGCGCCCTGCGCCGCGCCGGGTACGACGTCGTCGAACTCGACGGCAGTTACGCAGCCTGGACCATGTGGCAGCAGACACAGCAGAACGCCGTCGCAGCAAATTAA
- a CDS encoding transglycosylase domain-containing protein, producing MFNRIRIRRWPRGRGVLPRGAGSNPAGNPAPAAAASGRNPLVDTGTTLGRILVFLGVSAVCGVLVAGLMVPAAAVAGIAANGSVQFFNGLPSELTVAPPGQVTRVLAADGSQIATLFNENRTQVPLEQMSPNIKNAIVAIEDYRFYQHGGIDPTGILRALVTNSGGARQGASTLTQQYVTNVLNENLIAQGKDAQVVLNGQKSINDKLREMKLAIALEKQFTKDQVLAGYLNIVGFNANAYGIQAASQYFFSVDAKDLTVPQAALLAGLVNGPSLFDPTQHPEASRTRRDLVLDAMLQHGYINRQQHDDAVNTPIQLKVNPPKQGCAYAVQAQYFCDYVLHQIQNDPAYGATQEDRIQKIMRGGLTIKTTLDPRLQGPAQAQVDATTGANPDKWGASLVTVQPGTGKVLAMAQNSRTLAGQGTDFVSTYNFNVDRADANGNDLGGVGGMQPGSTMKPVTLAAWLGEGKTTNQIVDASRRRYGVNYPWKTTCGPVHGWFDSTLPPSTDLQNDEPGWYRPMSVREGIYNSINTATFASLAGLNDFCDVQRAADAIGLHLGDGNDKKIDLSTLGNILGSQNVAPLTMANAFATFAADGTYCAPISIAEVDDAAGKRIGGQTSACQPNALKPDVAKATTNVLQDVLTKGSGLLIPQKLGVPDAAKTGTNQYNNQTWVLGYTKGLATASFFGDPFNGGPSRLGRDITVNGRYYPLVDGAYIAGPQWAQYMQQVVGLYDHGDFDAPPQNLIGGSAPQPSTALSKPGNGNGKG from the coding sequence ATGTTCAATCGGATACGAATTCGGCGTTGGCCCCGTGGACGAGGCGTGCTCCCGCGCGGTGCGGGGTCCAATCCGGCCGGGAACCCCGCGCCGGCTGCCGCGGCCTCCGGCAGGAACCCGCTCGTGGACACGGGAACAACGCTCGGCCGGATCCTGGTCTTCCTCGGCGTGAGCGCCGTCTGCGGGGTGCTTGTGGCTGGCCTGATGGTGCCCGCCGCGGCCGTGGCCGGGATCGCGGCGAACGGCTCGGTCCAGTTCTTCAACGGACTGCCCAGCGAGCTGACCGTGGCCCCTCCCGGGCAGGTGACGAGGGTCCTCGCGGCAGACGGATCCCAGATCGCGACGCTGTTCAACGAGAACCGGACCCAGGTTCCCCTCGAGCAGATGTCCCCCAACATCAAGAACGCGATCGTCGCGATCGAGGATTACCGCTTCTACCAGCACGGGGGCATCGACCCTACCGGCATCCTGCGCGCCCTCGTGACGAACAGCGGCGGGGCCCGGCAGGGTGCCTCCACGCTGACCCAGCAGTACGTGACCAACGTGCTCAACGAGAACCTCATCGCCCAGGGCAAGGACGCCCAGGTCGTGCTCAACGGCCAGAAGAGCATCAACGACAAACTCCGGGAGATGAAGCTCGCCATCGCCCTCGAGAAGCAGTTCACGAAGGACCAGGTCCTCGCAGGCTACCTCAACATCGTCGGCTTCAACGCCAACGCCTACGGCATCCAGGCCGCCAGCCAGTACTTCTTCTCCGTCGACGCCAAGGACCTCACCGTGCCCCAGGCGGCCCTGCTCGCCGGCCTGGTCAACGGCCCCTCGCTGTTCGACCCGACCCAGCACCCCGAGGCGTCCAGGACGCGGCGGGACCTGGTGCTCGACGCGATGCTCCAGCACGGCTACATCAACCGGCAGCAACACGACGACGCCGTCAACACCCCGATCCAGCTCAAGGTCAACCCGCCCAAGCAGGGCTGCGCCTACGCCGTCCAGGCTCAGTATTTCTGCGACTACGTCCTCCACCAGATCCAGAACGACCCGGCCTATGGCGCGACACAGGAGGACCGGATCCAGAAGATCATGCGCGGCGGCCTGACCATCAAGACCACCTTGGACCCGCGCCTCCAAGGTCCCGCCCAGGCGCAGGTCGACGCCACGACAGGAGCGAACCCGGACAAATGGGGCGCCTCCCTCGTGACGGTCCAGCCCGGCACAGGCAAGGTCCTCGCGATGGCGCAGAACTCGCGCACGCTCGCCGGCCAGGGCACCGACTTCGTCTCGACCTACAACTTCAACGTCGACCGCGCGGACGCCAACGGCAACGACCTGGGCGGCGTGGGCGGCATGCAGCCCGGTTCGACCATGAAGCCCGTGACCCTCGCGGCGTGGCTCGGCGAGGGCAAAACGACGAACCAGATTGTCGATGCGTCGAGGCGGCGCTACGGCGTCAACTATCCGTGGAAGACGACATGCGGCCCCGTCCATGGCTGGTTCGACAGCACTCTTCCACCCTCTACAGACCTCCAGAACGACGAACCCGGCTGGTACCGGCCCATGTCCGTCCGCGAGGGCATCTACAATTCAATCAACACAGCGACGTTCGCGTCCCTCGCCGGCCTGAACGACTTCTGCGACGTCCAGCGGGCCGCCGACGCCATAGGCCTGCACCTGGGCGACGGGAACGACAAGAAGATCGACCTCTCGACCCTGGGCAACATCCTGGGCAGCCAGAACGTCGCCCCCCTGACGATGGCGAACGCCTTCGCAACATTCGCCGCGGACGGCACGTACTGCGCACCCATCTCGATCGCCGAGGTCGACGACGCCGCGGGCAAGAGAATCGGCGGGCAGACGTCCGCGTGCCAGCCGAACGCCCTGAAACCGGATGTCGCGAAGGCCACCACCAATGTCCTCCAAGACGTCCTCACCAAGGGCTCTGGCCTGCTCATCCCGCAGAAGCTCGGCGTCCCGGACGCCGCCAAGACCGGCACCAACCAGTACAACAACCAGACTTGGGTCCTCGGCTACACGAAAGGCCTGGCAACGGCGTCCTTCTTCGGAGACCCTTTCAACGGCGGTCCTTCGCGGCTCGGACGCGACATCACGGTCAACGGCAGATACTACCCCCTGGTCGACGGCGCTTACATCGCCGGACCACAGTGGGCACAGTACATGCAGCAGGTCGTCGGTCTCTACGACCACGGTGACTTCGACGCCCCGCCGCAGAACCTCATCGGCGGTTCTGCGCCCCAGCCCTCGACAGCCCTGTCGAAGCCCGGCAACGGAAACGGGAAGGGTTGA
- the lgt gene encoding prolipoprotein diacylglyceryl transferase: MTSSDSFIPSPTVSAFHVGPLTIHFYALCIIAGIGLAVWLTSRRWTARGGQTGQVLDICLWAVPAGIIGGRIYHVITDPELYFLPGKNPWNAFAIWDGGLGIWGAVALGVAGAWIGCRRAQVSLVAFLDAVAPAVVFAQALGRWGNWFNNELYGDPTALPWKLQIHQMDLATGSAVTDPSGAPVVLGYFQPTFLYESLWCVVVGLLLLYVDRRFTLGAGSVFSLYVAGYTAGRFAFELMRSDYANLILGLRVNTWVAALIFLAGAVAFALLFRRRRSMAVPGDSAAQTTLTEGMS, encoded by the coding sequence ATGACTTCCAGTGATTCATTCATTCCGTCCCCGACGGTGAGCGCCTTTCACGTGGGCCCCCTGACGATCCATTTCTACGCCCTGTGCATCATCGCCGGGATCGGTCTGGCCGTCTGGCTCACTTCGAGGCGTTGGACCGCCCGGGGCGGCCAGACCGGGCAGGTGCTGGACATTTGCCTTTGGGCGGTGCCCGCAGGGATCATCGGGGGCCGGATCTACCACGTCATCACCGACCCTGAGCTTTACTTCTTACCGGGGAAGAATCCATGGAATGCCTTTGCCATCTGGGATGGCGGCCTGGGGATCTGGGGCGCCGTGGCCCTGGGGGTAGCGGGGGCGTGGATCGGCTGCCGCAGGGCGCAGGTATCTTTGGTTGCGTTCCTGGACGCGGTGGCACCGGCGGTGGTTTTTGCCCAGGCCCTGGGCCGGTGGGGCAACTGGTTCAACAACGAGCTCTACGGGGATCCGACGGCCCTGCCGTGGAAACTCCAGATCCACCAGATGGACCTTGCGACTGGGTCAGCGGTGACCGATCCCTCCGGTGCTCCGGTGGTCCTGGGCTATTTCCAGCCAACATTCCTCTACGAATCGCTGTGGTGCGTCGTCGTCGGGCTGCTTCTTTTGTATGTGGACCGGCGCTTCACTCTCGGGGCGGGAAGCGTATTCTCCCTGTATGTTGCCGGATACACGGCGGGACGCTTCGCTTTTGAACTGATGCGCTCCGACTATGCAAACCTGATTCTGGGGCTCCGAGTGAACACCTGGGTTGCCGCCCTGATCTTCCTTGCGGGTGCCGTCGCGTTTGCCCTGCTGTTCCGGCGCAGACGCTCGATGGCCGTGCCCGGGGACTCCGCCGCGCAGACAACGCTCACCGAAGGAATGTCTTGA